The DNA window GCGACGGGTCTGCCGGTTGAGTTGCGCAACGAACAGGCGTCGTCGTTCTCGGGATACTCGTGATGGCACCCGTATTCGCGCCGACGCTCGTCGGTTATCGGAAGGCATGGCTGCGGGCCGATGTCGTGGCCGGGCTGAGCGCGGGGGCGGTCGTGATCCCGCAGGCGATGGCGTACGCGACGATCGCGGACATGCCCGTGCAGATCGGCCTCTACACGTGCATGGTGCCGATGCTGGTGTACGCGCTGCTGGGCGGCTCGCGCACCGCGAGTGTCAGCACCACGTCCACGATCGCGACGCTGACGGCGTCGACCCTCGTCGGTGCCGGTATCGCCGCCGGGTCGGAGGATGCGCAGGCCGCGCTCATGACGCTGACGCTGATGGTCGGGCTCATCCTCGTCGGCGCCCGCGTGCTGCGGCTGGGGGCGATCATCGAGAACATCAGCGAGGCAACACTGTCCGGCATCAAGGCCGGTGTCGGGCTGACGGTGGCGGTGAGTCAGCTGCCGAAGCTGCTGGGGGTTCCCGGGGATCCCGACGCCACCGGGTTCTTCCACGTGCTGAACGGTGTGCTGGGCCAGGTCGGGGACGCCAACGGTGCGACGGTGGCGCTGTCGGCGGTGTCCGTGGCCGCGCTGGTGGCGTTGGGGCGGCTGGTGCCCCGGGTCCCCGGGCCTCTCGTCGTGGTCGCCGTCGGGATCGCGCTGATCGCGTTCACCGGACTTCGCGATCGCGGCGTGGAGGTGATCGCCGAAGTACCACAGGGAATTCCACTTCCCGGGGTACCCTCGCTGCACGACATCGCGGATCTCCTGCCCGGCGCGCTCGCGATCTCGGTGATGGCGTTCCTGGAGACCGTCGCGGTGGCACGAGGGGTGCGGCGGTCTTCGGAACCGCAGATCGGCAGCGATCGTGAGCTGCTGGCCAACGGTGTTGCGTCGGTAGCGGGTTCGTTCTTCCACACCCTGCCGCCCGCGGCCGGCTTCTCGCAGACCGCGGTTGCGCTGCGGGCCGGGGCCCGCACGCAGGCCAGCGGTGTCATGACCGCGGTGCTGGCCGTGCTCGTGGCTCTGTTCCTGGCCCCGGTGCTCAACGATCTTCCGCAGGCCACGCTCGGCGCGATGGTGGTGGTCGCGACGCTGGGGCTGGTCGATCTCGGCTCGTTCGCTCGGTACTGGCGGGTGAACCGGGTCGAGTTCTGGATCGCCGCCGCGACGGCGGCCATCGGTCTCTCCGCGGGGCTGCTTCCCGCTGTGCTGGCGGGCGTCCTGCTCACCCTGTACCTGGTGCTGCGCGAACTGGACCGCCCGCACGTGTCACAACTCGTGCGCGAGGTGGCCGGCGGTTGGCGTGCGGTGGCTCCGGACGAGGGCGCCGTGCCCTCGGATCCACTGGTGCTGCGGGTCGATTCGGGTCTCTACACCGCCAACGTCCGCGCCAACACCCGCGAGATCGCCCGACGCGTCGCCGCGGGGCACCCGTCGACGCTCGTGATCGACTGCTCCCGGCTCACCCAGGTGACGACGACGGTGATGCGCAGCTTCCTCGACCTCACCACCGAACTGGAGGACTCGGGGGTCGACGTGTACTTCGCGGCGCTGCCCCGCAAGAACCTGGCCACCGTCCGC is part of the Rhodococcus sp. SGAir0479 genome and encodes:
- a CDS encoding SulP family inorganic anion transporter; translation: MAPVFAPTLVGYRKAWLRADVVAGLSAGAVVIPQAMAYATIADMPVQIGLYTCMVPMLVYALLGGSRTASVSTTSTIATLTASTLVGAGIAAGSEDAQAALMTLTLMVGLILVGARVLRLGAIIENISEATLSGIKAGVGLTVAVSQLPKLLGVPGDPDATGFFHVLNGVLGQVGDANGATVALSAVSVAALVALGRLVPRVPGPLVVVAVGIALIAFTGLRDRGVEVIAEVPQGIPLPGVPSLHDIADLLPGALAISVMAFLETVAVARGVRRSSEPQIGSDRELLANGVASVAGSFFHTLPPAAGFSQTAVALRAGARTQASGVMTAVLAVLVALFLAPVLNDLPQATLGAMVVVATLGLVDLGSFARYWRVNRVEFWIAAATAAIGLSAGLLPAVLAGVLLTLYLVLRELDRPHVSQLVREVAGGWRAVAPDEGAVPSDPLVLRVDSGLYTANVRANTREIARRVAAGHPSTLVIDCSRLTQVTTTVMRSFLDLTTELEDSGVDVYFAALPRKNLATVRRTALGREYESRGRVFVDVESAARALSK